The segment AGAGACGTGGTGCCCGCCTGCTCGCCCGAGGGGCGCAGCTGGACCCGGATACCGTGCCGGTCCGCGAGCCGGCCGACCACGAACAGACCCATGCGCTGGGAGACCGAGGCGTCCACGGTCGGCGGGTTCGCCAGCTTGTGGTTGATGTCCGCGAAGTCCTCCGCGGTGAGCCCGATGCCCTTGTCGTGGATCTCGACCATGATCCGGCCGTCGGGCAGCCGGGTCGCGGTCACCCGGACCTTGGTCTGGGGGGAGGAGAACGTGGTGGCGTTCTCCAGCAGCTCCGCCAGCAGATGGACCAGGTCGGTGACCGACTGTCCGTGGATCTCGGTCTCCGGTACGCCGGAGAGCTCGATCCGCTCGTACGACTCCACCTCGGACGACGCCGCCCGCAGTACGTCGACCAGCGGCACCGGCTGGTTCCAGCGGCGGCCGGGCTCCTCGCCTGCGAGGACCAGGAGGTTCTCGCCGTTGCGGCGCATCCGGGTGGCCAGATGATCGAGCCGGAACAGACTCTCCAGCTGGTCCGGGTCGGCCTCGTTGTTCTCCAGCTCGGTGATCAGCCCGAGCTGACCCTCGATGAGCGACTGGTTGCGGCGGGAGAGATTGGTGAAGATCGCGTTGACGTTGCCCCGCAGCATGGCCTGCTCGGCGGCGAGCCGGACGGCCTCGCGGTGGATCTGATCGAAGGCGCGGGCCACCTCGCCGATCTCGTCACGGGTGTCGATCGGGATCGGTTCGACCCGGGTGTCGACCCGGCCGGGCTCGGTCCTGGAGAGCTGGTCGACCAGGAGCGGCAGCCGCTGCTCGGCGATGGCGAAGGCGGCGGAGCGCAGTTCCCGCATCGACCGGCTCATCTGCCGGGCCACGGCACCGGCCAGTACGAAGGAGGCGAGCAGGGCGATCACGACGATCGCGCCGTTGAGGATCGCGTCCCGGCGGGCGTCGGCGGAGATCGACGACGCCTCGGCCACCGCACGGTCCACCAGCTCGGTCTCGACCTGGAGATAGCCCTCGAACTTGGCGGTGGCGACGGCCGTCCACGTCCGGGGCGTGATGCCCGCGTTCGCGAGGTCCCGGGGCGCGGCCCCGCTGCCGATCCGCTGGGCCATTCCGCTGAAGACGGTGCCGTCCGGGCCCGCCGAGACGGCGGAGCCGGACTCCTGGAGCCGCTGGGCGCCCTGCTCGGCGGCCTTCCGCATCAGGGTCTTCAGCAGCTCGGCATCCGCCGACGTACCGCCGGACTGGAATTCGGCGATCGCTATCTGTTCCAGATAGTTGTACGAGTTGAACGCCGTGACCTGTTTGTCCCGGACGTTCTCGCGGCTGTTGGGGCGCACCAGGAGATGGATGCCGATGGACCGCTGCAGGGACGCCGCGGCCTTGGCCAGCTGAACCGCGTAAACGGTCCTGCCGTAACTGGTGACATTGCCGGTGCCCAGACCCAGCTCATTGGCGAACGCCATCAGCGAGTGCTGGACCTGGACGTAACCCTGCTCGGTGCCGACCGGATCGGTCGCGGGCCGGTAGGCGTTCTCCCGCAGTTCGGCGAGGTTCTTCTCCTCGCCGCGGAAGATTTCCAGCCGGCGCTCCAGACCGTGCCCCTGGGGTATGTCCCGGGTGATGCGGTCGAACTTGGCCTTCGCCGCGTCCGTGGTGGCGCGCACCTTCTGCACGGCCTCGGTGGGTGTGGGCGACTTCAGCAGCGGCTCGGCGGTCAGATCCCGCTCGTTGAGGAGGGCCGCGCCGTACTCGGACGCGGCCCGCACGATCTTCGCCGTCTTCTCGGCGTCCTTGGCCTCGTCCCAGGTGTCGATCGACCCGCTCACCTGAATGCCGCCCATGAACAGCCCGACCAGTACGGGCAGCAACAGGATCGCGTTCAGCCGGGTCGGCACGGACCAGTTGCGCGGGGAGTACCGGCTGGTGCCACCGCCCGGGGCGGGGGAAGCGGGCTCCGGCTCCTCGCCGGGCGTCGCCTCCGCGCGCGACGGCGGGGTGAAATTGCCCCGCGCCTGCTGCTCTGCGGAGCCTGTGCTGCTTCGCCTCACTCGACCAACAACCTCTCGGCGCCGGCACCGGTACTGTGCCGTGTTTCGTTCTGAGCCGTACTACTGGGAAGTTCGTCGAATTTCAGCATGCGGACCGGGTCCGTTCCAAACAGTTGGAATCAGCCATTCCGGGTCGCCGAGCGGCACGATAAAACGGGCATAAAGAGCGAGCCCTTTCAAAAGTTATGGTTTTCGTGAGCGCAGGGGCACCGGGTGACCGCATCGGGTGTCCGCAGGACCGTAATTCCATGTCGAAACGTTATGAACATGCGGGCGGACCGTGTCAAAGGACACAGCCCGCACCCGCTTGGTCAACCCGCTTGGTTACGACAACTACCGTATCCGGTCGTCTACTTGAGCCGTGCCATGAGGGCGTGCTCGACGAGCGTGATGAGGGCGCTCTTCGCATCACCGCGGTGGCGTGCGTCGGTGGTGATGATGGGGGTGTCGGGTCCGATCTGGAGGGCTTCGCGGACTTCTTCGGGGGTGTAGGGCTGGTGTCCGTCGAAGCCGTTGAGGGCGATGACGAAGGGGAGGCCGCTGTTTTCGAAGTAGTCGACGGCGGGGAAGCAGTCGGCGAGGCGGCGGGTGTCGACGAGGACGACGGCGCCGATGGCGCCGCGGACGAGGTCGTCCCACATGAACCAGAAGCGGTCCTGTCCGGGGGTGCCGAACAGGTAGAGGATGAGGTCCTGGTCGAGGGTGATGCGGCCGAAGTCCATGGCGACGGTGGTGGTGGTCTTGTCGCCGGTGTGGGTGAGGTCGTCGATGCCGGCGGAGGCGCTGGTCATGACGGCTTCGGTACGCAGCGGGTTGATCTCCGAGACGGCGCCGACGAACGTGGTCTTACCCACGCCGAAGCCGCCCGCCACCACGATCTTCGCGCTGGTGGTCGATCTCGGAGCCGTACCGCCGCTAGAGCTTGCGAAGTCCACTGAGCACCCTTTCGAGCAGTGTCACGTCCGGCGTACCGCCGGCGTCGCCGTTGCCCGGCTGGTGGATCGCCACCATGCCGGCCTCCGCCAGGTCGGCCACCAGGATCCGGGCCACGCCCAGCGGCATCGACAGCAGCGCCGACACCTCCGCGACCGACTTCACCTCACGGCACAGATGGCAGATCCGCTGGTGCTCGGGGAGCAGCCCCCCCAGCAGCGCGGGATCGGCGGTGGTGCTGACCAGGGCCTCGATGGCGAGCTGGTAGCGCGGCCGGGTCCGGCCGCCCGTCATGGCGTACGGGCGGACCAGCGGCTGGTCGCCATCCACTCCGTAGTCGGTTTGGACACCGTACGGATCGTGAGAGGCGGGTGGCGGGGTCATGAGTCCTCCGGGCGGGACAGCAAGTGGGTGGCGTGCCGTCGGTGCGGCCGGTGGGGGCGGTGGCGACCGGGGCGGTGGCTGACGGGCGCGATGGCGCGGGCTGGGAGACCAGGAGCCTGGCTGATCAGTGCAAGAGGCTTCCCTGGAGCTCTGCACGGAGATCCGGGGTGAGCACATTGCCCGCCCGGTCCACCAGCAGGGCCATCTCGTAGCCCACCAGACCGATATCGCACTCGGGGTGCGCCAGCACGGCCAGCGACGAACCGTCGGAGACGGACATCAGGAAGAGGAAACCCCGCTCCATCTCGACGACCGTCTGGCTGACGGTACCGCCCTCGAAGATGCGGGAGGCACCCGCGGTCAGCGAGGTCAGTCCGGAAGCGACCGCCGCCAGTTGATCGGCGCGATCACGCGGAAATCCTTCGGACATGGCCAGCAGAAGACCGTCGGCGGAGACCACCACCGTGTGGGACACCCCGGGGGTGTTGTCCACGAAGTTCGTGATCAACCAGTTCAGATTCTGCGCCGCCTGGCTCATCGGGCTCAACTAACGCTCCTGCTGGTGTGTGGGGCCGAGGTCGAAGCTGCCGGTCGACGAGCCGTTCTGCTCGCGCCCCTGCTGGATGCCGCGCCGGAGGTTGGTGAGCCGGCCGCGGACGTCGTCCGGTGCACGCGAGACGGAAGGACCGCCTTGGCTGCCGTGCTGCTGTGCCGTGCCCGCGACCAGATTGGCGCGCGGGACCCGGCGGGGCAGACCGGACGTGGTGACACCGCCCGAAGCGGGTTTCCTGACCCGTTCGGCCTGGCGCACCAGCTCGTCGTTGGGGGAGGACCGCCAGCCCGCGTCGCCCGGGCCCGCTTCGGTTCCGCCGGTCGGCGGTACCGGGGCCTGCGGCGCCGGATCGTGCCGGGGTACCGGCACCGGGGCACCGGCCGGACCGAACCGGTCGGCCTGGTCGAACCGGCCGGTGTGCCCGGCCGGGCCGGGCTGTCCGCCCTGGTCGTACGGGACCGGCCGGCCGCCCTGGACTCCCTGGGGGCCAGGACCGCCCTGACCGTTCCGGCCGATCTGCGGAATCGGCTGGGTCTGCTGGACCGCACCGCCCGGGAACGGCTCCCCGGCGCCCGGCCGGTCGGACGTCTCGGCCCGGCCGGTCCGGTTCTGACCACCCTGGTTCTGACCGGTGTGGTTCTGGCCGGCGTGGCTCGGGCCGTCCTGGTTCTGACCGCCCGCGTTCTGGCCGCGGAACCAGTCCGTCTCCAACGTGTCGTACAGCGGCGTACCGCCGTCACCGCGCGCGGGGGGCAGCGCCTCGTGCCGCGGCTGCGGCGGCAGCGCGTGACGGGCGGCGGTCTGCTCCTCGTACCCGTGGGGCGCGGGCGCCCGGCCCGGCTCGGGCGGCTGCGGCGCACCCGTGCCGGGGCGGGCGAACTGCCCGCCGGGCGGCGGACCGGCCGGCTCGCCGAAGCGGGGCTCACGGTCCCCGGCGCCCTGCGGCGGAGCGAACCGGTCCGCGGCCGGGGCGGTCCGGGGCGGCTGAGCCGGTCCGGGGCCCTGGGCGGGCGGCCCGAACACATCGTCGCGGACGTACTGGCCCTGCGGGGCGCTCGGCGCCGCCGGCTGCGGGGCGGCCGGGGCCTCGAAAGCGCGCGGGGGGAGGCCCGCCCGGTCCTGGCGGTCGGCCGGCGGGCTGCCGAACTCCTGGCGCGGGAACCCCCCCGTCCCGGCGGGGCCCTGCGGGGTGCCCGGATCGTCGTGACCGCGCACCGTGTCGGCGCCCCGGCCGGCGGGTGCGCCCGGAGCGTTCCGGCCGCCCGCACCATCGTTCGGGCCGCTGTTCGGACCGCTGTTCGGACCGTTACTGGGACCGCTGTTCGGACCGTTGTACGCGCCGGGGCGCTGGTCGCTGCCCCAGCTCGGGCCCGCGGGCCGGCCGCGGCCCGCGTCCGGAAGTTCGTTGCGCACCGGGGCGGGACGGCCGTCGGCGCCGAGCCGCGGCAGTGCCGCGGTGTCACCGGAGGCCGGGCCGTTGCCGCCGCCGCGCTGGGCGCCGCGGTTGCCGAAGGCCCCGGCGAGACCGCCACCGCCCTGCGGCCGTCCGCCGCCCGGGGCACCACCGTCACGGGACGGCAGCGCCGCCCGGGAACCCGCGCCGTTGCCGGCGCCGACCTGGCCGCGCGGCGCACCCGCGCCGAGCGGTCCGCCTGCCGGGGCGCCCTGGCCGCCGGGGCGGCCGCCGTTCGCCGCGCCGGGGCCGTTACCGGGTCCGGCGCCGAGGGGCGCGCCGCCGTTCGGCGGGGGCGTCCGGCCCTGGGCACCGGCGGGCGCACCCGGCGCGGGCTGCGGCTTGCGCCCACCCTGGGCGACATCCACCGGCAGCATGACCAGTGCGGTCGTACCACCGGATTCCGACGGGCGGAGCTGGATGCGGATGCCGTGCCGCAGGGACAGCCGGCCGACCACGAACAGACCCATGCGGCGGGAGACCGAGACATCCACGGTCGGCGGCGAGGCCAGCCGCTCGTTGATCGCGGCCAGGTCCTCGGGGGAGAGGCCGATACCCGTGTCGTGGATCTCGACCAGCACCCGGCCGTCGGGCAGGGCGTGACCGGTGACCCGGACCTTGGTCTGGGGGGAGGAGAACGAGGTGGCGTTCTCCAGCAGCTCGGCGAGCAGGTGCACGAGGTCGTTGACGACCCGGCCGGCGACCTCGGTCGCGGGGACCGCCGCCAGCTCGATGCGCTCGTACTGCTCCACCTCGGACGCGGCCGCGCGCAGCACGTCGACCAGCGGCACCGGGCGGGTCCAGCGCCGGCCGGGCTCCTCGCCCGCGAGGACGAGGAGGTTCTCGCCGTTCCGGCGCATACGGGTCGCCAGGTGGTCCAGCTTGAAGAGGGACGACAACTGGTCCGGGTCGGCCTCGCGGGACTCCAGCTCGGAGATGAGCGACAGCTGACGCTGAATCAGACCCTGGGAGCGGCGCGACAGGTTGGTGAACATCGCGTTGACGTTGCCTCGCAGCAGCGCCTGCTCGGCGGCGAGCCGGACCGCCTCGCGGTGCACCTCGTCGAAGGCCGCGGCCACCTTGCCGATCTCGTCACGGGAGTGCACACCCACGGACTCCACCGAGGTGTCGACGTCCTCCGGGTCCGACTCGGACAGCTGCTTGACCAGCTCGGGCAGCCGGTCCTGAGCGACCCTGGTGGCGGTGTCCTGGAGGCGGCGCAGCGACCGGATCATGGACCGGGCCACGATGAAGGCGCCCACCAGCGAGACACCGAGGACGAAGAAGATCAGCGCACCGTTGATGATCGCGTCGCGCTTCGACTCCTCGCGCAGTTCGCGGGCCTTGGTCTCCAGGTCGTCCAGGAGGGACGACTCGATGAGCTTCATGGCGTCGATGCGGGCGCTGTAGGCGTCGGTCCAGTCCAGATGCGACTGCGCACGCGCGTTCTTCAGCCCGTTGGAATCCTTGAAGGCGCGGTCGGCGAGGCTGGCGACCGTCGCGATGTCGGGACGGTTGTGCTCCATGGGCGCCAGCACCTCGAGGGCGTTGCCGTCCAGGGACTCGTAGGCGTTGGTGAACTTGTCCAGGGCATTGTCCATGCCGTTCTGGGCGCCCTGGCCGTAGAGACGGTCGGCCTCGGACAGGCTGGTGCCCTTCTGCCCGCCGCCGCCGGGCAGCGCGGCCGCGATCACCGCCTGCTGGATGGAGGCGTACTCCTTGGCGGCCGCGAAGGCGGACAGCGCGCGGGCGCGCTTGATCATGTCCTGGTTGTTGGTGGCCTGGGCCATCTCCGAGGAGAGGTCGAGCAGCGAGTTGATGAGCTGGTGGTACGCCTCGACCGTGAGGGCGCTGGAGTTCCGGTTGTTGTACGCGGTCTTCCGGATCTCGCTGATCTTGTTGAGCTGCGCGTAGATCTGGCCGAGCGTGGTGCGGAAGGCGTTGATGGTGTCGTCGCCGTCGACGATGTTGACGCCGACACCCGCTTCGAGGAACGTCTTCGCCGCCCGGTCGGTGGCCTCACGGGGCTCGATGACCTTGAAGTCGGAGGCGTTGGGGTTGTTCGCCAGCGGTCCCGCCGTGGTGTCCCGCTCGTACTGCAGCGCGATGGCGAGCTTGCTCGCCTCCTGGGACATGTCGGTGAGCAGCTGCATGTGTTCGAGCTGCTTCATCCGGTCCATGGACTCGTTGATCCGCAGCCCGCCGAGCGCCGTCGCGGCGACGACGGGGAGGGTCAGCAGGGAGACCAGCCGGGTGCTGATGCGCCAGTTGCGCAGGGCCAGGCGGGAGCCGGTGTCCACCGGGGCCGGGGATCCGTCGGACTCGCCGTCGCCGGACGCCGGGCCGGAGCCGGTGGGGGAGGGGCCGCCGCCCGTGGGGCCCTGGGGGCCGCCGGGACCGCCGGAGGGGCCGGTGGGCCTGCCGCCCTGGGCGGGGGAGCCGCCGGGGCCGGAGGGCGGTCCGGGCCGGGCGCCGGGACGGCCGGGAGCGCGGTCACCACCGGGTGCCGCCGGACCCTGGCCGGGATTCTGGGCGTGCTGGGCGTGCGGAATGGGCTGGGGCGAGGAGCCGTGGTCGGCACCCGCGCGCGGCTCTTGTCCCGCCGCGGCTTCCCCTCGGCCCTGGGGGTCCCTCTTGAAACGTCCCTGCACTAGCGTCGCAACCTCTGAACCAGGCGTTCCGCTGCACTACGGCTGTACTGCGACGGAACGGTGTCGGCGTCTGGCGAGGCACGGAGCCGCGCCTCTGGTGATGTGGATACCGGCGCTCTCCCCCTTTCCCGCCGCCGCTCGGCGCTGCGTTGCGCCGCTTGCGCGCCGGACGGTGTCTGCGGCGGTGCGTGGAATTCCAGCACAGTGCCGGATCTCCAACAAGGGCCGCGTACCGTGCTGTGACCTGGGTGACACGGTGTGAGTACCGAGTCACGAACCGTTGAAAGAATTACGGTATGAATCGGACTTTCTCGGATGAGTCACCACGGCTTGAGGGGTGAGTGGGTCATGCCCAGGTCGTTGCGATCGGGAGCGGAATCGCCGCTTCAGGTAGACAATGTCCGTTTCGCTGGTTGAATTTGACGGTATGTAATGTCCAAAAACAGCGACTTTGGCTGAAGCTTGGTGAGGAAACTCACACCAGCGACACATGTCCTCCACGACTTTGCCGGGAATCGGATGTTTAACCTGTCGCGTTAGGCAAGAGCGCCTCTGTTGTAAAGCGCCGCCCCGAAGAGGCGGCCCTACGCCGATGGGTCTGAAGACAGCCGATGAAGACGACCATGCTGCTCCGCACGATAGCCAACCCCCGCCGCACCACCCTGATGCACCTCAAGGACGCCGGTGAACTGGCGGCTCCGGAGCGGCAGGAGCACTCCCTCGACCTCCCGACGAACACGGCCAACCCGCGCCGCACGATCCTGATGGAGGCCCCGGCCTCCTGAGGCCGGGCCCGCCGCCCCCGGAGCACGCCCCCGGCGGCCGGCGGGCGGCACCGCGCACTTCCCGAGCCCCGGGGCCCGTCCCGCACGGCCCCCGGGGCTCGGCCGTGCGCCGGGCGGCGGGGGCCGGTGCCGCGTTAGCCTGGACCGTCAGACTCCAGCAGCGTCACCAGCAACAGAGGGGCAGCGGCATCCCGTGCGCATCGCCAGGTTCTCCATCGACGGCCATGTGGCCTTCGGCGCGGTCGAGGGCGAGGCCCCTGACGGACTCGTCCTCGACATCATCAAGGGAGTTCCGTTCGCGGACTTCGAGCTGTCCGGCACCAAGGTCCCCCTGAACAAGGTCCGGCTGCTGCCGCCGGTCCTCCCCAGCAAGGTCGTGGCCTTCGGACGCAACTACGCGGCGCACGCGGCGGAGCTGGGCAACGAGCCCCCCGCCGAGCCCTTCGCCTTCCTCAAGCCTTCCACCTCGGTCATCGGGCCCGGCGACGCGATCGGCTACCCCTCCTTCTCCCAGGAGGTGCACTACGAGGCGGAGCTCGCCGTGGTGATCGGCCGGATGTGCCGGGATGTGCCGCGCGACCGGGTCAAGGACGTCGTCCTCGGCTTCACCTGCGCCAATGACATCACCGCGCGGGACGTCCAGCTCCGGGAGAAGCAGTGGGCCCGGGCCAAGGGCTTCGACGGTGCCTGTCCCCTCGGCCCCTGGGTGGAGACGGACATCGACCCGGCGGCCGCGGGCGACCTCACCATCCAGTGCACGGTCAACGGCGAACAGCGTCAGCTCGGCTCCACCCGGGACATGATCCACTCGGTCGAGGACCTGATCGTCAACATCTCCGAGGCCATGACGCTGCTGCCCGGCGATGTGATCCTCACGGGCACCCCGGCCGGAGTCGGACCGCTCAACGTCGGCGACGAGGTCGCCGTCACCATCCAAGGCATCGGCACTCTCACCAACAAGGTGATCAAGCGTGGCTAACGCGAACGTCCGCGTACGTTTCTGTCCCTCGCCGACCGGCAACCCCCATGTGGGCCTGGTCCGCACCGCCCTCTTCAACTGGGCCTTCGCCCGCCACCACGGCGGCACCATGGTCTTCCGCATCGAGGACACCGACGCGGCCCGGGACTCGGAGGAGTCGTACGGGCAGCTGCTCGACTCGCTCCGCTGGCTCGGCCTGGACTGGGACGAGGGCCCCGAGGTCGGCGGCCCCCACGCGCCGTACCGCCAGTCGCAGCGGATGGACCTCTACGCGGACGTCGCCCACCGGCTGCTGGAGTCCGGGCACGCGTACCACTGCTACTGCACCACCGAGGAGCTGGACGCCCGCCGCGAGACGGCCCGGGCCGAGGGCCGCCCCTCCGGTTACGACGGCCACTGCCGCGACCTGACCGCGGAGCGGAAGGCCGCCTACGAGGCCGAGGGCCGGTCCGCCATCGTCCGCTTCCGGATGCCCGACGAGCCGATCACCTTCACCGACCTGGTCCGCGGCGAGCTGACCTTCACCCCGGAGAACGTGCCCGACTACGGCATCGTCCGGGCCAACGGCGCCCCGCTGTACACCCTGGTCAACCCGGTCGACGACGCCCTGATGGAGATCACCCACGTACTGCGCGGCGAGGACCTGCTCTCCTCCACCCCGCGGCAGATCGCGCTCTACAAGGCGCTGATCGAACTGGGCGTCGCCAAGGAGATCCCCGCCTTCGGACATCTGCCGTACGTCATGGGCGAGGGCAACAAGAAGCTCTCCAAGCGCGACCCGCAGTCCTCCCTCAACCTCTACCGCGAGCGCGGTTTCCTCCCCGAGGGCCTGCTGAACTATCTGTCGCTGCTCGGCTGGTCCTTCTCCGCCGACCAGGACGTGTTCTCGGTCGCCGAGCTGGTGGAGAAGTTCGACATCGCGGACGTCAACGCCAACCCGGCCCGCTTCGACCTCAAGAAGGCCGAGGCGATCAACGCCGACCACATCCGCCGCCTGGATGTGAAGGCCTTCGCCGCGGCCTGCGAGCCCTGGCTGACGGCCCCGTACGCCGACTGGGAGCCGGCGCGGTTCGACCGGGCCGCCTGGGAGGCGATCGCCCCGTACGCCCAGACCCGGCTGACCGTGCTCTCCGACATCACCGCCAATGTCGACTTCCTCTTCCGCGACGAGCCCGTCGACGACGAGGCCTCGTGGACGAAGGCGATGAAGCCGGGCGCGGCCGAGCTGCTGGTCACCGCGCGCGAGAAGCTCGCCGCGGCCGACTGGAACAGCCCCGACGCGCTCAAGGAGGCCGTTCTGGCCGCCGGCGAGGCCCACGGCCTCAAGCTCGGCAAGGCCCAGGCCCCGGTCCGGGTCGCGGTCACCGGCCGTACGGTCGGACTGCCGCTCTTCGAATCGCTCCAGATCCTGGGCGCCGAGCGGACCCTGGCCCGGATCGACGCGGCCCTGGCCAAGCTGGCGGCACAGCCCGCCGCGTAAGCCCCACCGCACAGCCCCGCCGCCCGCATACGCTGCGGACATGACGATTCGCGCGGTCCTCTGGGACATCGACGACACGATCTTCGACTATCGCGGCGCCGACATCGCGGGAATGCGCGAGCATCTGCGGGCCGAGGGCCTGCTCCACGGAGAAACCTCCGCGGAGCAGGCCCTTCGCCGTTGGCAGCGGGTCACGGCCCGCCACTGGGCGCGCTTCTCGGCGGGCGAGGTCGACTTCCCCGGGCAGCGCCGCGACCGGGT is part of the Streptomyces qinzhouensis genome and harbors:
- a CDS encoding sensor histidine kinase, producing MRRSSTGSAEQQARGNFTPPSRAEATPGEEPEPASPAPGGGTSRYSPRNWSVPTRLNAILLLPVLVGLFMGGIQVSGSIDTWDEAKDAEKTAKIVRAASEYGAALLNERDLTAEPLLKSPTPTEAVQKVRATTDAAKAKFDRITRDIPQGHGLERRLEIFRGEEKNLAELRENAYRPATDPVGTEQGYVQVQHSLMAFANELGLGTGNVTSYGRTVYAVQLAKAAASLQRSIGIHLLVRPNSRENVRDKQVTAFNSYNYLEQIAIAEFQSGGTSADAELLKTLMRKAAEQGAQRLQESGSAVSAGPDGTVFSGMAQRIGSGAAPRDLANAGITPRTWTAVATAKFEGYLQVETELVDRAVAEASSISADARRDAILNGAIVVIALLASFVLAGAVARQMSRSMRELRSAAFAIAEQRLPLLVDQLSRTEPGRVDTRVEPIPIDTRDEIGEVARAFDQIHREAVRLAAEQAMLRGNVNAIFTNLSRRNQSLIEGQLGLITELENNEADPDQLESLFRLDHLATRMRRNGENLLVLAGEEPGRRWNQPVPLVDVLRAASSEVESYERIELSGVPETEIHGQSVTDLVHLLAELLENATTFSSPQTKVRVTATRLPDGRIMVEIHDKGIGLTAEDFADINHKLANPPTVDASVSQRMGLFVVGRLADRHGIRVQLRPSGEQAGTTSLVMLPDAITHGGGGEPTPQDDFTVSGIIPEQESRPNRAQVPSAPLRTAAELGFDDSRYEQPQSGGRGLDPVGRSLARGGRRAALEAQSAHQPPAEQPPGYQQPAGEQPFDGYAQGGFPGQGQVQGQGQIQGQGQVPGADPYAAQGGSTGTFPAPDLSGGTAPYGSGQQTYDGYPADGYQGGGAHHTQPMPVYRETPDQAAAFPGAGTSPESPQPHGTYEPQYPAGGYPESGFPDSATGEQPSATPWNTRAQQDDWPEPNALSGGYEQEYRGESESGHSGPTTGAESVGFERPGPSPSSGHQLTDAGLPRRGAPRPRSEQDVQRPQQWQPSGEQVPQAPQGAGPEAVTDSGNGAADGGAQDWRSANDERWQRAEKLREPKAGGVTSSGLPRRVPKANLVEGTAEETPQHGLPQISRAPEDVRGRLSNLRRGVQRGRSAGTDTNGPATHDHQGGPGSTYNQER
- a CDS encoding GTP-binding protein; translation: MDFASSSGGTAPRSTTSAKIVVAGGFGVGKTTFVGAVSEINPLRTEAVMTSASAGIDDLTHTGDKTTTTVAMDFGRITLDQDLILYLFGTPGQDRFWFMWDDLVRGAIGAVVLVDTRRLADCFPAVDYFENSGLPFVIALNGFDGHQPYTPEEVREALQIGPDTPIITTDARHRGDAKSALITLVEHALMARLK
- a CDS encoding DUF742 domain-containing protein, yielding MTPPPASHDPYGVQTDYGVDGDQPLVRPYAMTGGRTRPRYQLAIEALVSTTADPALLGGLLPEHQRICHLCREVKSVAEVSALLSMPLGVARILVADLAEAGMVAIHQPGNGDAGGTPDVTLLERVLSGLRKL
- a CDS encoding roadblock/LC7 domain-containing protein, with amino-acid sequence MSQAAQNLNWLITNFVDNTPGVSHTVVVSADGLLLAMSEGFPRDRADQLAAVASGLTSLTAGASRIFEGGTVSQTVVEMERGFLFLMSVSDGSSLAVLAHPECDIGLVGYEMALLVDRAGNVLTPDLRAELQGSLLH
- a CDS encoding sensor histidine kinase, translating into MQGRFKRDPQGRGEAAAGQEPRAGADHGSSPQPIPHAQHAQNPGQGPAAPGGDRAPGRPGARPGPPSGPGGSPAQGGRPTGPSGGPGGPQGPTGGGPSPTGSGPASGDGESDGSPAPVDTGSRLALRNWRISTRLVSLLTLPVVAATALGGLRINESMDRMKQLEHMQLLTDMSQEASKLAIALQYERDTTAGPLANNPNASDFKVIEPREATDRAAKTFLEAGVGVNIVDGDDTINAFRTTLGQIYAQLNKISEIRKTAYNNRNSSALTVEAYHQLINSLLDLSSEMAQATNNQDMIKRARALSAFAAAKEYASIQQAVIAAALPGGGGQKGTSLSEADRLYGQGAQNGMDNALDKFTNAYESLDGNALEVLAPMEHNRPDIATVASLADRAFKDSNGLKNARAQSHLDWTDAYSARIDAMKLIESSLLDDLETKARELREESKRDAIINGALIFFVLGVSLVGAFIVARSMIRSLRRLQDTATRVAQDRLPELVKQLSESDPEDVDTSVESVGVHSRDEIGKVAAAFDEVHREAVRLAAEQALLRGNVNAMFTNLSRRSQGLIQRQLSLISELESREADPDQLSSLFKLDHLATRMRRNGENLLVLAGEEPGRRWTRPVPLVDVLRAAASEVEQYERIELAAVPATEVAGRVVNDLVHLLAELLENATSFSSPQTKVRVTGHALPDGRVLVEIHDTGIGLSPEDLAAINERLASPPTVDVSVSRRMGLFVVGRLSLRHGIRIQLRPSESGGTTALVMLPVDVAQGGRKPQPAPGAPAGAQGRTPPPNGGAPLGAGPGNGPGAANGGRPGGQGAPAGGPLGAGAPRGQVGAGNGAGSRAALPSRDGGAPGGGRPQGGGGLAGAFGNRGAQRGGGNGPASGDTAALPRLGADGRPAPVRNELPDAGRGRPAGPSWGSDQRPGAYNGPNSGPSNGPNSGPNSGPNDGAGGRNAPGAPAGRGADTVRGHDDPGTPQGPAGTGGFPRQEFGSPPADRQDRAGLPPRAFEAPAAPQPAAPSAPQGQYVRDDVFGPPAQGPGPAQPPRTAPAADRFAPPQGAGDREPRFGEPAGPPPGGQFARPGTGAPQPPEPGRAPAPHGYEEQTAARHALPPQPRHEALPPARGDGGTPLYDTLETDWFRGQNAGGQNQDGPSHAGQNHTGQNQGGQNRTGRAETSDRPGAGEPFPGGAVQQTQPIPQIGRNGQGGPGPQGVQGGRPVPYDQGGQPGPAGHTGRFDQADRFGPAGAPVPVPRHDPAPQAPVPPTGGTEAGPGDAGWRSSPNDELVRQAERVRKPASGGVTTSGLPRRVPRANLVAGTAQQHGSQGGPSVSRAPDDVRGRLTNLRRGIQQGREQNGSSTGSFDLGPTHQQER
- a CDS encoding fumarylacetoacetate hydrolase family protein, whose product is MRIARFSIDGHVAFGAVEGEAPDGLVLDIIKGVPFADFELSGTKVPLNKVRLLPPVLPSKVVAFGRNYAAHAAELGNEPPAEPFAFLKPSTSVIGPGDAIGYPSFSQEVHYEAELAVVIGRMCRDVPRDRVKDVVLGFTCANDITARDVQLREKQWARAKGFDGACPLGPWVETDIDPAAAGDLTIQCTVNGEQRQLGSTRDMIHSVEDLIVNISEAMTLLPGDVILTGTPAGVGPLNVGDEVAVTIQGIGTLTNKVIKRG
- the gltX gene encoding glutamate--tRNA ligase — its product is MANANVRVRFCPSPTGNPHVGLVRTALFNWAFARHHGGTMVFRIEDTDAARDSEESYGQLLDSLRWLGLDWDEGPEVGGPHAPYRQSQRMDLYADVAHRLLESGHAYHCYCTTEELDARRETARAEGRPSGYDGHCRDLTAERKAAYEAEGRSAIVRFRMPDEPITFTDLVRGELTFTPENVPDYGIVRANGAPLYTLVNPVDDALMEITHVLRGEDLLSSTPRQIALYKALIELGVAKEIPAFGHLPYVMGEGNKKLSKRDPQSSLNLYRERGFLPEGLLNYLSLLGWSFSADQDVFSVAELVEKFDIADVNANPARFDLKKAEAINADHIRRLDVKAFAAACEPWLTAPYADWEPARFDRAAWEAIAPYAQTRLTVLSDITANVDFLFRDEPVDDEASWTKAMKPGAAELLVTAREKLAAADWNSPDALKEAVLAAGEAHGLKLGKAQAPVRVAVTGRTVGLPLFESLQILGAERTLARIDAALAKLAAQPAA